From the Canis aureus isolate CA01 chromosome 17, VMU_Caureus_v.1.0, whole genome shotgun sequence genome, the window TAACATCTACTTCCAGATAAATAACAAGTTTGCTAACTTGCTTACTATTAAAGTAGGGATTTCCTAAGCTCACTGTTCTTCAGCTGTGAATATAGTCTGTCAATATAATGTACTCTTTTACTATGTCAAAGGCAGAAAGCTGCCTGGTCATTTCAGTGTTTGATGAAAAAGAATTCATAAGAATCAAcacttttcttctaattttaaagtCTTAGCGAAAGAAAACAGTACGTTGTTAACACGCCAAGGAATAGTTATATGAAATTAACATCATCCTTAACATTAGTGTTAAAAGcatttctttcacttatttatttattttttaaccactgATACGAAAGTTTTAGCAAATAATgcaggataaaaaaagaaaaagactgttaGGTAGGACATGAAACTATTATTTGTAGGTAAAATTATCTAAttggaaaacagaagagaattaacTAAAAGACATCAGTAGGATTTGTTAAGATGGCTggctacaaaataaaaataagtatattctaGAATATCTGCATTAATCACTTAGAATATACCAAAGCAAGGTAGAAtgcatttatgaaaacaaaactaaaaattaaagaaattggtGATTCACTATCAAAATTGATGATGATTGAGCACTTAGCTAAAACTTTCTGCTCCaagcatataaaaataacaggaaataCTAAAATGCAATTATCAGCACAGCCATGTTCAAAACCAAGAAAGCAAAAATCTCCTGCTTAGAAAGAGAAAGGTTTTCCCCAAAGAGAGGAGCAGATGGGAACCACAGCAGGAGACTGGGAATGAAACCTGACAAAGCATGCTGCGCTGCTTGGGTGAAGCTGGGGCCCAGAAATGTGCCATCTGCCATGGCCAGGGATTGGGAAGTACCATCCACGTGTCCTGTGTGCCTGGTTGAAGCTGGAGGCCAGAAATGTGCCATCTGCCATGGCCAGGGATTGGGAAGTACCATCCATGTGTCCTGTGGGTCTGGAGCCAGTGTGCTTCCACCAGGTCTGATCCAGAGGGCTGAGACCAGTGTGAGACTACCTATCCCAAGAATGCTTCACCAATTTAGGACATCAAGAAAAATCTGTGGAAGATGAATTTCCAGCCAGAAATCTACTTAGCTACTAAGTAGCTAAGGTAGATACAAAACATAagcaacacacacaaaaattgaaAAGAGAGAAGGTATTAGTAATAGCTCTTTTTGAGCACGAGATGCCAATGGACACAGCATTCTGAGTGTGTCTTGTAGTACTCACACTGATCCTATAAAGTAAGTACTTACTATTCCTATTTcacaaaattgtaaaataaaggcacagaaaggttacTTTGCCTATTACGTAATGAAGGTGAAATTTGAACTCAAGTACTTTGTTCTAGAGAGCAGACTCTTAACTCTTATTTCAGGGAGATAAAGTTAAATCCTGTCTTCCACCTGAACTCCAGGGAGTTAAATCTTCAAGTGTTTATAGGCAGATGGGAAACAAACTTTGAAGTGATGGAAGGGAATCttggtatataattatataatctttGCATGGGGAATAACTTTCTAAGTATACGGCCAAGGGAAAATAATACAGGCAGCCATATATAATATGTTGACCATTGACTTAACAAATTCTAAACATGCTCTGGGGAATAACCaccataaaacaaaatgtaatggAGCCAGTGTATTTACATTCTGTGCTTCTCTTTGCTAGTGTTTCTTATGTCAATTACTTTTATAAACTGCAATAAAATGAAGTactataaaaaaaagttaaaaaactttcattttttactaTTAGATTTCAACAGACATGATTACTCTGTCAAATTGTAGAAGTTTCTAAGCTCTTCAAGCCTTAAATATGTACATCACTGAGCATTGcacttttaggaatttatcctaatgaaataaaatgtagttaGTATGTACAGATGTTTATCGCAGGATTATTTCAGTGGGGAAAACAGGAGACCCTTAACTCCTAAATAGTAACTCCTAAATAGTAGAGTAGTTAAGTAATATAAGATGttttcataaaatggaatgttGTAAGACTAAATTATATTGTAAAAGCATACTAAAAATGGGGAAATGTTCATAATACTCCTCATTATGAtgcatatatttaagatattaaatGAGTTGTAGAATATAAATCAAAGTGTAAAAAGCAGTTATGTGGAGGGAGGGTATAAGTGTATTTCTGATGCTAGGCTAAGTAAGAGAACAAGACAGTATTACATGATAATTTCAAAATCTAGGGATACTGTGCTAGTTTTTGGTACTTGGAATATTATGTGAATTAAAAACAATACTGTCTgcgtatttttaaatgtaatttttttaaaaatatcctctaTATCTTTTTCAGTTCTGTTGGAAATTTCAAGAATTCTGAATACTGGCTTAGATATGGAAACTTTGTCTATTTGTGTACGGCTTTGTGAACAAGGAATTAACCCAGAAGCTTTATCGTCGGTTATTAAGGAACTTCGCAAGGCCACTGAAGCACTAAAGGTTAGAGATTTGTATGTTTATTCTAAGGAAAGATGCTTTATAGAAAATGGTGAGTGGAATTTATGTGGAAGAACCTGCTTAAATGTGATTAAATTAGTTTCTGTCACCATCAGAAATTCTGAAAACCAGAGTCTTAGTAACGTATGTTCAGTTACAAGCACTGCTCCTATCATGGACTACATTGTCTCTTCACAGAAGTCTCCAGCTATGTTTAGAATTTTCCTCGTGTTGTAAGTAAAATTGTGTCTGTGCCCAAAAAGATacgtacctgtgaatgtgaccttatttggaaattgtGTATCAGCAGGTATAATCAAATTAAGATGAGATAGTGGATtaatgactgatgtccttataagacaagggaaatttggacagagaTACACCAGGAGAGTACCAtgtggacacacagacacagacattgCCTTGTGACAGTGAAGGCAGAGATTGCAATGGTAGCCGAGGATTGTTGGCAGCCATCAGAAGCTAGGAAGAAGCCAGGGGGAGGATCTTCTGCTAGAGCCttctgacatcttgattttggatttttcgcctttagaactgtgagaaaataaatttctgtttcagTCCATTCAGTTTATGGTACCTGGTTGTGGCAGCCCTAGAAGTCTAATACAGATTTCACTATTAGAAAATGGGGTGCTGTTGTAACAAATACCTGCAAGTCAGGAAGTGGCTTTGGAATTAGGTAATGGGTAGAATTGGAAAATTTTACACACTTGATAGAAAGGGCCTAGTTTTCCTTGAAGAAAGTGTTGGTAGAACTTTGAACATTAAAGGAAGTTCTGCTAGGGGctcagaaaggagaaaagagctGTAGAGAAAGCTTTAATTGTCTTAGCGAATACATGTATCATGTTAAGCAGAATGTTGCTAGAAATAATGGACGTTAAAGGGGCTTCTGGTGAGATCTAATGAGGAACATAATGAACACCAGAGAGACGATTGTCCTTGCTGTAAAGTGACAATACCTGGCtgaattatattttactattggaagaaaaataaaacttgtaagTGATGAACTTGGATATTTAGTTGAAATTTCCTAACAAAGTATGAAAAGTAGCAAAGATTTCTCCTtgctacttaaataaaaatgtaagaggAATGAGAAATCGAGGAAGGAACTGGTTAAGAAAAAAGGAACCAGCAATTgatctggaaaattctcagccttaCCCAAAGAGCATACTCTGGAGAGAAAGCCCAGAGTGGTGGCTCTGGTGAGATGAAGTATATGATTCATAGATGTTGTCAACCATCTCTAACCCCAATAAAAGGGTCCCAGACAAAATGAAGGAAGGGTGGGATTCTGTACTTCTGGATTCTGCAGGAAGGAAACTGGCCAGTAGGGCTACCTGGCTGTGAAGAAGTGTCTCTCCTtcaagaagagggaagaaggacaCATAGTAGCTCTGAGATCTAAGACGAAGGGACTGCAGAGGCCAGTTGGCTGCACTGCTACCAGCGGCCCAGAGGACtatctttttttcaaattcatacTCGCCATTTCTTAATTGCTCGCATTAGGAACAGGAAAGGTGTATTCCCTCTTGCTTCCAAACACTGATTTAAGATCTtggatgattttatttccttgtttatgtAACTAACTCATCACAGATGCTGATACTCAAGTTAATCCTTCTGAAAACTTGTCCAAGGACAGACAACTTTTCTctagccttttttcttttctttgagaaaGCAAtactatataatacatataatctaTCTAAAATTAAGTCAGTCTCCAGTAAGTTCCAGTGCTTTGggttgtttttgagattttttaaactttctcatTAAATCTAACACAGAAAGGTAAAACAAACACATTTACACAGCAAAAATTTGTCATAAAGAGAATATCTGTACAGTTCTCATGCCAGAGCCCTAAAGTTCCTTTGAGCTCCCCTATCACCTAGGCTGTCCTGCTCCCCCCTTTCAATAACTACTGTTCTGATTTTTATGGTTGGAGCTTTCTTACTTTTAACAGTTTTACTGACTAAACATGGGTCTTTAAACACTGCagtttaattttgtaaaagttTTGAATTTGATGTAAACCAGGATCATAGAGGTCTTTATTGGGTTCttcatttcacattatttttgagagtggtgtttttttttttttttttttttaatatagttgacacattaatgtttcattagtttcaggtgtataacttAATGACTTGACAGGTTTGTATATTATGCTATCTGTTCacccacaagtgtagctgccactTGTCTGGTGATATCactattacagtattattgactgtgttccttatgctgtgccttttattcctgtgacttactcattccataactggaaccTATTTTTCCCTCTCACCTTCACCCAATTTGTTcaaactcctctctctcctctttgcaACCattagtttcttctctttttatagatctgatttcctctttattttgggagtttgtgtgtgtgtgggggaggggtgttTGGATTCCATTTACGAGTAGAATTGTGAGGATGTGaggtttatgtttttgtttttgtttttttaattttacttatttattcatgagagacagagagaggcagagatgcaggcagagggagaaacaggctccatgtagggagcccgatgtgggacttgatcccaggactccaggatcaacaccctgggctcaaggcgctgctaaaccaatgagccacctgggctgccctgttttttgttttttgcttttcttccaagatttatttatttgagagggagagtacaTCCAagcacacacatgagcagggggaggttcagagaaagaggaagagagagaatgttaagcagactCTATGAGGATCTCTGttttcaaaaccctgagatcttgacctgagcccaaaccaagagtctgatgcttacccagctgagccacctgggcaccgcagaggttttttttttttttttttatgttgtgtgTAGCTGTAATACAGTTCCTTTCACTGGAATAATCAATCATGCTTTGTTGCACAAATACACTACTGTTATCCTTTCTACTGTGAATGGATATTCAGGTACCACCAGGGTGGGACTATTAGAAATATGCTGCTGTGATCATAGTTGTTAATGACTCATGATGCATATATGCATGCATTTTTGTTAGTAAAGTTGCTTGGTTTTAGGTTATGTTTATCTTCAACTGGAATAGATAATGCCAGAGTTTTCTAAAGTATTTGTGTCAATTTCTGTTTCCACCAGCAGCATCGAGTTTCTctacctttctccacatctttgccaatatttattgtgtttttaattttagtcattttggtAATTGTGTATGAGTTTATTATGtgcgtttttgttttgtttgcatttctccTAGTATCAATGAGGGGGAATGTGTTTTTACATGTTcttttggtcattttcttttgCAAGATACCTTTTCAAGTAGTTTACCCATTTTTTTCTGggttgtctatttttccttttgtattagTAGTCTTAAATATTCTGAATGTGAaccttttttaaatgttaaactctCAATCATGCTTTCATACgacagaaaaataactaaatataataagaatattacTTGCCTTTTATCAGTCTTTTTGCACTAACAGCtttctttgcattatttctttaatggtCACAGCAGTGATATGTACTGCTACTATGGTTAGTAGTTTACTgctaaggaaactgaagcttatgGTGGCCAGCTTCTCCCAAGGACTTACTGAGACGTAGTTGAGCTGAGATTTAAACTTGGACTCTGGCTTCAGGTTTTTAACTGTAAGTTTTTACCTATAATACGTTCTAAAAAATATCTgagcctgctttttaaaaaaaatgaaatgtgattaGAACTAAGTTAATGGATTGTGGCATGGGAACATTCCCTGGCTTTGTATTCTCTCAGAACTctgttgttaaaaataaaatgtagtatcaGTCTTTGATCGGTAAATTTCTGAAATTCTAATGGAAgagaatttatttaataaacatcttCCACAACTGCATGAATTTTTGTTATATTGGAATTTGACAGAGAATAGGGAGGCAGAAGAGCATGAAGTTTTCATATTGTAATGCAGTTTGAGTACCATAAAGGAACCAGAGACAACCTAGTTAGCAGCAAGAGAAACTGAGAGAAGTATTTTGGCATAGCACTTACTTAGACAAAATAAAACGCACAAAGCATTAGGATAGGAGTTTGAGAATTACCTACTTAACATAGCATTTTTGCTTTCAACATGCTGGTTATTGCATAGTGATAATAGTGGGCCATAGTGAGATATaggagggaaaataaataattaagataaaattaaaaagcattgcCTATTTGAATGGAAGAATGGTCTCACACAAAGCCTCTTTAAACACACTGCTCTATAAACAACAACCAGTATGCCAGTTTCTCATTAAAACCAGGCAGGGAGGAGAATCCTGAAAAGTTTCtagcaaagaggaaaaatgttaattagaacttttttttctttaaagggatTTTTGAAATctgtacataatttttattaaaaaatgctcaattttaaaatatttaaataccaaAATACAAAGAAGGTTATAAATCGTTCAGAACCACCCAAGGGATAACCAGCGATACTTGGTGAACATCATTCTAGATGATACCatgctactttaaaaataaaaatattacatttaactTTATGGATTAAAGAATAACCTTTCATAGGTTCCTtctctttaaattataaaatctgcTTATTCTCTATTGCCTGCTGTTATTGGGTTGGTATTGGGAGCTGCGTTGTGAGCTTTCCTTGACCATCTTTTACAGACTTAATAAAGCATATATggttttctcctttttggttggttGCTggtaattaattttatgttttttgtgtttctttcagtACTAAAAATAGGGTAAGAAAAAACTGTACCTGTTGTGTTCTTCTGCCTTTACTTAGAAAGCTTACTGATTAGAATTTCATTATATGTACTTCTATTTTAGAATGTGTAAAATATAAATCAGGGACATCCTGAAATGTTGCAAGGAGCTGTGGGGTCTGAAACATCCAGTTTTTCCTTTAGTTAACAATGTAGAAAATTGCAACAATTTTTCATTACTTGTTTTGTCTTTCTCACAGATTGTATATTGATACTGTTTAAATCAATTAGTAATCAAGTAGCTGGTTGTGTGTCACAGGATTAGGTCAACTTCTTAGCATCAGTAGATATGTTATTTGTATGTGTCTCCCACAGGCTAAGTAGGACTGTTAATTAAGGTGCAGttgttaaaagacatttttatgaaTGATTCTTCCATCAAACACTGCATTTTCATATTGTCTCCTCTAGGCTAATACTGAAGTATAAGCAACATTTACATATTGTGATTTCAGGAATTCTGGTCAAAAACCTCCTTTCCTGTGTCTTCTACTCTAAGGCTAGGGTACCTCAAATTGTACTTTTATTGGTGCATTTCATACTAATAATCCTTGCCCTTTCTCTTATATGATTACTAACACCTTAGAGTGAAAGATGTGTCTCCTCACTGTAGGAGCATTTTGTACAGCACAAGGACACTGGAGCTGTAGAATTTGGAGTTGGGAGAGAAGTAAGGAAGGAGGAAATAAGCTTACACAGGAAAGCAAAGTGTGGGAGACAAGACTGCCGAAGTTGATTTTTCACAGGAGCAATGTTTCGGACGTTTGGAAGGCTCTAATGGCAATTTGGTAACTGGAGTTTAGGATGCCAGCGCTGTCCTTCCAAAAAGAAAGTAGTGCTGCATTCATATTAATAGGAATGCTTTACAAGGTTGATGGCTTGCATATTACAATTAGTTCAGGTGAAAATACTTCTTTCAATGTCTGCATCTTGGAGGAGAATCTCTACAATTAGTATGATAATGGAATGGGACTAGACAAATTTCATTAGTTAAGgtactttaattttttcaaaactcTAAAATTGTTTACATTATTTCAAGTTGTCTTTGAAGTAGATGATTCTGAGAATGGGGTTAGGAAGAAGACAGAATGCCTAAAGGTATGCAGCTAGAGCTAATATAAGAACTTTtaagggggtaaaaaaaaaatgagaaccctTCTAGaacaaaggatattttttttcaaactaaatTCTAATCCTTATGAATAATAAAGCCAAAGAAGCGAAAGGCTAACTAGAATAGCCAACTATATGGACAAACATGGTAGGTTCTGCTAATGGCAAAGAGTGTTTCAGATTGAGTTAACTACAATTTTCCCAGCATGTTAAGGGATTTTCATGAAAGGTCTCTGAACTTAGACTAAACTTAAAAGCAAGTTTTAATTAAGAAgtggaaatataaatgaattaaaagtttACCGTGtatttctgaaattaaatttatttaaagtcatCATTTTCATATTTAGCTTTGAGAAAGTACTTGTTTAAATCCTTATCTTTTAGAAATATGtatcaagggcacctgggtggctctgttaaacgtctcttgatttctgctcaggtcatgatctcaagcgtTGTGAGATGGAGATCCCCATTAGGCTCCACACTAAGCTAAGCCAGGAGTCTgctgctttccctctgctcctccctgagcACGCATgcatgcttgctctttctctctaaaataaatctttaaaaagaaaaaaagtctcaaatcatTTATTGATGAATTATTTGGTGTCTACAAATTTCTGCAAATAATCAGGGAAAGTATATGGTGatataggtgaagaggattagaCATGTGTTCATTATTCCCTTTTGCCCcttttttcctctgtcttctgACAGAAAgatctttttcattattaatcCCCTTTTTACACTATAATGAAACATGCATAAACAGACAAACCAACAAAGACTGGATAAGGTGGATACAGTGTGTGGAGAAGGTCCACTTGGGTCTGTTTTTCAAGTAGCGATGTATTTTTACATTAACTGTATTATTTAAGATGATGTGACAAATTTTCCACTGTCAGCCTAGCAGTCAGTTCAAAAGGTAGGTCTAATGTACTGCAAAGAGTGAAAAGCACTGCATTATCCTGATGAAAGTGGTTCGATGTTTGTGGAGGAGGAATTGTTTGTTAATGACAGTGCAGTATTGACAAATATATCTCCATGGTATCTCTTTTTTCATGGATTTATTATAATGAAACTTACTTTCTTGTTCTAGGCTGCTGAAAATACGACAAGCTGACTTTCTGGAGAAATCCTGATGAGATATGTCAAGCTCTTCAAGAGGATTTGAAGATTGCATTGTAGTCAAGAATGTACAATGAAATTACTGCATGCAGCAGTGtagaaacattttcctttttaaaagaattataaaaccATAGCTTTATAAATCAGTGGAAAATGGCTTACAGAGAGAACTATCAGATGTGTTTACATcacatcttactttttttttaacagctctaATGCATTGGCATTGCTGTATTCATATTTATGTATTCCTTATTTATAGCTCTGATAGCTTTAATTTTCTAAGCAGTCTGTCTATCAGATGTGCACATCTGCTGTGCCTGGTTGAAGTATAGTGGAACCCATCAGAAGTAATGTAGTAGTTATGACTTGTTGACATTTccattataaaatttaattttgaattgtTTATGCAAAATAACCATAGATTTGTGTTGTATTGGGCTAAAAGTTGACAGAATTTCAGCCACCATTTATGAATTTTGATTTAGACTTACAACATATCAGAATCTGTTATAAGAGCACAGAAATTTGAAATGATTTGTTCTAATCTGCTCTTCTTTAACACagaatatttagttttttaaacataaaagtttCTCTGTCACTTAGCAGTACGAACCAGATTGTTTttgcattaattaaaaaataaaacttagaaacttAGATTTAAAAGTGGTAGTGCTTAGTATTGTCATTTGAAtgaatcatttaaatttaatgaaaatattgaccatatttttctgagttttatacTCTACATAtgacaacctaaaaaaaaaaaacacataatgaAACATTTCTGACATGCAAAATTCTTTGAagtttattacataaaaatagtTTGAGTGCTTATCTAATAAATCCCTAAATAGGAAATCTCTTTCAACAAATACGATATTTTCTGAAGGAATAAATTTCCAGCCATTAAACAAAAGCTAAATAATCAAGTGTTCTGTATCAAGAATTATAAGTATTCCTTTCTAAGGTcactttgtcattattttttccctGAAAGTTTTAACTAATCAAAGTGGTGGTTCCaagtaaattttagaaaatgtaggATAGTGTTAATTCTGTTTTTGTAGCAGAATCTTATTGGAATATTTTTCCCAAGGCCGATAGGattttaatctgattttattttagattttgttagCTTCCATTTAAATGATAGTATAAGCATTTACTCTTTAGCAGCATTTTTTTGTTCTTCAGACAAAGTAACACTAATATTCAAGTGACAACCTTCTGCACTATTATAAAAAtctagttttaattattttgactGTAAGCACCTAGAATCTTTACCAAGGACACTAGAAAGGTGTATTATTGGCAGACTTGGTTGGGAAACAATAACGACTTGTGATAAGTCATTTATTTGATAGTAAACACTGCAGATCCTGCATGTTGTCACtcataaaatcataaagacaACATTTTTGTCAAGCTCCAAAATCGGTATATACTCTTAGGTCACAAGagttaatagttttatttatggTTTTGTAGATTAAGTTATTTATGTTTGATACAGAGCAGGAAAATATATTGAGAAGGTCTATGGTTACAGAGAACTTCTTTAAGTGttacatttaaatgtaaacatatatttttaatgcataCTTAAGTACTatttaacaaaatcaaaacaaattgtaATGATACAATTGGCAGTGTTATGCATGTTGTCAGTGacagaaataaaaccattttgGTGATACCGGCATGTACTTTTGATTTAATATATCCTTTGTGAACACAACTTTTGTTTCtgtaaatattctataaatatttagataaatatttaGAATGAAGATTATTTAAAGGCACTATGATTTCCAGCATAAAATTAAGCTTGAGATATAAATTGCAATACATTTCTCCTGGTAGTGAGAGTAGATAGCTCTATTAACATTGCTCCAGACTTGAAAACAAGGTCGGCATTTCAAATAGGTGTCAGATCATATTTCTCATTACTTCAAGTAAGAGATTCCTTACATAGTGGAACATTACAAAGTTTTATACATACTCCATACTTAAAAGTTTTCTAATAACTCAATCAAGTATCAAgttttaaacatgtttaaatCAAACATAAAAACTCAGTTCCTCACACTGGCCacattttttgtaaaatatacacaacatatATTTTAccgttttaaccatttttaaattgtacagGTGATAACAATAAGAACATTCACACTGTTctgccatcaccactatctagaACTTTTTCGTCATCCAAACAAACTACCCATTAAGCAGTAACTTCCCTACTTTTCTACTTTCAACCCATTTTTCGAGGTAAATatctttctactttctgtttccatgaatttgactattctgaGTACCTCCtataagtagaatcatgcagtattgTCCTTTAGTGCCTCTTTTTTGCTGAGTATtatgtcttcaagattcatccatgttatataCCGTGTaacaaaatttcattcctttttagaaCTGAATAATGTTCCATAATACGCAtttgccacattttgtttacccattcacccaatgaatatttgggttatttctgtcttggctattgtgagtaatgctgctttTTAATATTGGTGTATAAATATCTGTTCGAGTGCCTGCTTTTAATTCCTTttggtatatatccagaagtagaattgctatcGTGTGGTTACTTTATaattaagtttttgaggaactgccatgtAGTTTTACACAGTGactgccattttacattcccatcaccAGTGCGCA encodes:
- the MZT1 gene encoding mitotic-spindle organizing protein 1, with the protein product MASGSGPGAAAAAAANLNAVRETMDVLLEISRILNTGLDMETLSICVRLCEQGINPEALSSVIKELRKATEALKAAENTTS